The region AGGGCTGGTTCGATTCCAGCCACTTTCGGCACGTGAGGGGCGGTCATGGCCGACGGCTATCGTTGCGCCAGGCATTACCGCAGGTCAGGCCGCTCTTTGGTAGGGAGTGCGGCATTTTGTTGAGTGATGTTGCGCGGTACGGTTGGCCGCTCAATTTCCTCAATAGCATCGCAAACCCCCATGTCATGCTGCTCCGCTATTAATGCCTCCACATGTACACGTAGCAGCGATGCGATGTCCAGCATTGTCCCCATGGGGTTTGTGGTGTCAACGAGGCCTGTAGATTGGCCTGAAAAAAGCCCCCCGAACGTCAATTTGAGGTCGACTGACGGCGATCAGCAGCGCGTCATCACCACAGTGGCGGGTACGTACTCGGAAAGGTGCGGGGTCAGTTGACGCCGCACCGGAACTCTCCGGCGGGCACCGGCGTCTAACAAGCCGACAACCGCGACGCACTCCCAAGAGGCGGGGACTGCACCACGGAAGCGCAAGCGCCATACGCACGCCACCCCTCGCCATGCTTCACGTCCGGCGTACGGCGTGATGCGCTGCCTTGTACACGCGGTGACCAGTGATCCACGTGGCGTGATCGATGCGCGATCGACCCCGGGTTCCACGGCCGGGCCGCAGGACACGCCCCACAACGGCACGAAGCGGCACGGCGCGAAACGATGGTGAACCGGACATGTAGTGCCATGCAGTGCGATGGACGAAGCCCTCGGCGTTAACGGAAAGGAACGAGCGCTCATGCGCGAGATCCTCGGAAGGCGACGCAAGCTGCTGTTCCGACGCGGCGGAAAGTCGGCGCAGCTCGGTGCGGCGCTCCACTACGCCACCGAGTGGCAGTGGCCGGTGCTCCCCGGTGTGGGACTCGGCTCCGCCGGCCGGCAGCCGCCCGCCGCCCGCCTCGGCCTCGGCGAGCGGACCACGCGTCGGTGCAGCTGTCCGGACCCCGAGTGCGTGGTGCCCGGTGCGCACCCCTTCGACCCCGGTCTGCTGGCGGCCACCACCGACGCCCGGATGGTGCGCTGGTGGTGGACGAACCGCCCCGATGCCCCGGTCGTGCTGGCCACCGGCGGCTGCGCGCCGTGCGCGGTGAGCCTGCCCGCCGTCGCCGGTGCCCGCGCCCTGGCGGCCCTGGACCACTTCGGCGTGCGCCTCGGCCCCGTGGTGGCCACGCCCACCCGCTGGTCGCTGCTCGTATCGCCGTACGACCTCCCGGAGTTGGGCGAGCTGCTGCATTCCCAGGACTGGGTTCCCAGCTCGCTGCGGTTCCACGGCGAGGGCGGCTATGTGGTGCTCCCGCCCTCCCAGATCGGCACCGGCCGGGTCCGCTGGGAGCGGCCGCCGGCCTCCCCCAAACTCTCAACTTCTCCCCCACTCTCAACTTCGTTCGAGCGGGGGGACCCCCATGCGCAGGGGGGACCCCCATCCCCGGCCGCGCCCTGGCTGCCGAAGGTGGCCACGATCGTGGACGCGCTCGTCACGGCGAGCACCAGCACCCCCGACGGCGGCAGCCGGCTCGCCTACTGACGCGCACGGATGCCCCGGGCGCCCGATGTCTGCTCGGGCGCCCTCGTTCTGCGCGGGCGCCGACCGTGGGCGGGCGCCTGTCGGGCGAACGCACACACCCCGTGGCGCATCACCCGTACGGGTGTGACCCGCCCCGATCTCTCGGGGAAACGGGCGTCCGGGTGCCCGGGCGCACCCCCGCCGGCCGATAGGTTCGGCCCACCGTCAAGCCGTCGTCAGCGGCATCTCAAGTGCAGGTGGGGCCCATGCAGCGTGCGCAGAAATTCCGCATGATCGGGCTCGCCGGCACGGCGCTGCTCGCCGTCGCCGTGCCGCTGGGTGCCGCGATGGCCGGCCCGGCCGGCACCTCGGCTCCGGGAACCGGGCCCGGTGAGGCGGTCAAGGCCGAAAACAGCTCTCCGGAGGAAAAGGGAAATCGGGGCGATACCGGTGCCAAGCCGGGCAAGAGTTCCGTCGCCCACGCCGTCGGCCGCCCGGGATCGGCCGGCTCCTCCGGCTCCTCCGGCCGACCCGGCCTGCCGTCCCCCTCCGGCCGCACCTCCCGCTGCGGCCCCGAACTCACCGCTCCCCAAAGGATCGAAGCCCAGACCTGTGTGCTCGCCGAGGACGGTCTGACCTGGGGGCGCATGTACTACCGCAATCGCACCGGCGACCGGCTGCGCGCCGTACTGACGCTGCTGCGGCCGGACGAGAGGACCGTCCAGGTGCACTGCGAGGTGCCGGCGGGTGGCGCGCCGGGCGTGTGCGAGACGCCGTCCGCCCCGACCGTGCACCGGAGCCGGCTGCCGTACGCCGCGGTGGCGGAGATCGCCGATGGGGCGGGGGAGCGGCTGCTGCTGAGGTCCGGCAGCAACTCGGCCGTGGGAGGCAGTGGTTCGGACCACTGACCGTGCGGGCCTTCGCGGGCCCCGGCCGGGCCAAGCGGAATGCCTGGTTCCGGACATGGAAGCGCCCGGTCGCTGGCGACGGGGGATGCACCAGCGACCGGGCTTCTAGAACCGTAACAAGAGATCGGCGGTTCGCAAATTCGATCGTGGATTTCCGGACGCCTATTTACCGGCAGGTATGGGGAGTTGTGACGGGTGTCACGCATGGGTCCCCTGGGGCGTCCGGGTCACACGGCCGAGGGCGGCCCGGTCAGCTCAGCGTGACCTGACGGTTGGTGAGCCCGCCGCGCGCCCGGCGCTCCTCGGGGGTCAGCGGGGTGTCCGTCGCCAGGGCCTCGGCCAGCCGCTCGGCGAACGCCGCGGCCGGCTTGGCGACCTCCTCGGCGCTCATCTCGGAGGGCAGGTCCCAGACCGGGACGACCAGACCGTGGGCACGGAACGATCCCACCAGGCGAGTGCCTTCGCCGAGCGAGGTGGCGCCCGCCGCGTGCAGCCGGGCCAGCGCGTCCAGCAGCCGCTCCTCGGGGTGCGCGGTGACCCAGCGCAGATGGTTCTTCTCCGGGGCCTCGCACCAGTAGGCGCCCTCCAGGCCGGGGATACGGGCGGTCGGGATGGCCGCCGCGTTGGCCCGCTCCAGGGAGGCGGCCACCTCGCCGGTGGCGTTCTCGGCGTTCTCCACCCAGAACTCGAAGCCGGTGTGGACGGTCGGCTCGAAAGCCGCGTCCGGGTCGAGCAGGTCCTGCAGCCGCGGACCGTCGGCGGCGTGCCGCTCGGCGGCGACCGGGTTGCCGGGCTCCGTGGCCAGCGCGCGCTGCAGGGTGTCCGCGAGGTCGCGGCTGAGGTCGCCGGAGGCGGTGTCGTTCTGCAGGCCGAGCAGCACCGCGCCGTTGTCGCGGCGCAGCGCGGGCCACGCCATCGGCAGCACGGTCGCCAGCGTCACGGACGGCACGCCCTCGGGCAGCCCGCCCTTCAGCGTCAACTCGGCGGTGGCGGCGGGCACCAGCTCGCGCAGGGCCACCCAGTCGCACTCGCCGGGCAGGCCCTCGAAGGGGCGTTGCACGAGCTCGGTGACGGCGTGCGCCGCCTGTCGCCCGTGACAGGCCTTGTACCGGCGGCCGGAGCCGCACGGGCAGGGCTCACGGGCGCCGACGACCGGCACCTCGCCGTCCTGGATCTTCGATGCTGCGGCCTGGGGCTGGGGACGGCGCTTCTTGGCCATGGCGACGGTGTCTCCTGGTCGATCCTGGGCGTACGGACGCGTTTCGGCGCGAGCCTAGAGGATTGCGTCCGAGGTCGCGCCCGGTGGCGCACCGGGCCGTGTCCCGCCCTGCTGTCGCGGACGCCGGCGTGTCCTGGCGCCGCTACGTCAGATCGTCGAAGTCCAGGAAGCCCGGGTCGAGCGGCCGCCCGTTGGCCACGCCCGCGCCCGCGGCGAGCGAGGGCGGCAGATCGGGCGTCAGGTCCACGCGCGTAGCGAACGCGCCTTGAAGCGAGAGGACCGCCCAGACCGTGACTTCGCCGGCGACCGTGTCGCGCACACCCCAGTCCTTGGCGAGCGAGCGGATGATCGCCAGTCCGCGGCCGCCGCGCGCCGTGACCGACGGAGTGGCCGGAAGGGGCCGGGTCGGGCCGCCGCCGTCCGTGACCGCGACGGTCAGCCTGCCCT is a window of Streptomyces caniferus DNA encoding:
- a CDS encoding ATP-binding protein; the encoded protein is MALVVAQEVPTSSIMAVPHGPVGVGMARRRMREELLASGVQDTVVDDAVLVLSELLSNSCRHARPIYENGSPGSVTPDAKDTPASVRASWRIDAQGRLTVAVTDGGGPTRPLPATPSVTARGGRGLAIIRSLAKDWGVRDTVAGEVTVWAVLSLQGAFATRVDLTPDLPPSLAAGAGVANGRPLDPGFLDFDDLT
- a CDS encoding bifunctional DNA primase/polymerase, with protein sequence MREILGRRRKLLFRRGGKSAQLGAALHYATEWQWPVLPGVGLGSAGRQPPAARLGLGERTTRRCSCPDPECVVPGAHPFDPGLLAATTDARMVRWWWTNRPDAPVVLATGGCAPCAVSLPAVAGARALAALDHFGVRLGPVVATPTRWSLLVSPYDLPELGELLHSQDWVPSSLRFHGEGGYVVLPPSQIGTGRVRWERPPASPKLSTSPPLSTSFERGDPHAQGGPPSPAAPWLPKVATIVDALVTASTSTPDGGSRLAY
- a CDS encoding DUF5926 family protein; protein product: MAKKRRPQPQAAASKIQDGEVPVVGAREPCPCGSGRRYKACHGRQAAHAVTELVQRPFEGLPGECDWVALRELVPAATAELTLKGGLPEGVPSVTLATVLPMAWPALRRDNGAVLLGLQNDTASGDLSRDLADTLQRALATEPGNPVAAERHAADGPRLQDLLDPDAAFEPTVHTGFEFWVENAENATGEVAASLERANAAAIPTARIPGLEGAYWCEAPEKNHLRWVTAHPEERLLDALARLHAAGATSLGEGTRLVGSFRAHGLVVPVWDLPSEMSAEEVAKPAAAFAERLAEALATDTPLTPEERRARGGLTNRQVTLS